A region of Zeugodacus cucurbitae isolate PBARC_wt_2022May chromosome 5, idZeuCucr1.2, whole genome shotgun sequence DNA encodes the following proteins:
- the LOC105219156 gene encoding protein toll-like → MNSLNCRTHHCIACLFKQLALIIIFNSLSQSYLPPTTSTSPQIATTITPTVSAQQLDTSACNDARCECTGSMVQCFINGVFIDIYSYAAVTDYTRINIRCEENTTVQEIEEAQFPYRLGVNEAYFELEDCAILPEILRRANINYGGFIRFDGALPVPVSFLQKAVGLQQLQVRLIVKSNALDLLPSTFFHNQSALKELQLFLYCEPYEITLPSQIFHTLYGLEVLLVSVNNDYNPKYKTVLNNMTAEHFRDTSKLRKLDLRGNYMQTLPSELFVTLTELNELTLSRNDLAALPRGLLHAQSTLILLDLSENLLQALPPGIFDTTPLLWKLDLRENQFSVPTNIIAAVQPLRYLYRLFLSDNYFTHITGVGEFENYTLLSRQQIREISAAPAYFQRYLEPLSSEWEPYNMTLIDLSYNRIEAFHLSEISAAGVRCPYELYFSNNQIKHIYALNHLPQNVGMCTRKILLKHNPLQCDCTITWIYSTEIFMDAYKRCARRDGQTLKYLYENGAICAWRPRFCPTACDCHYDSQTLHINCTRANLESLTELPRPEQVSLTHSTLDISHNLFFELPPNVTFGYANVTRLYAAHNRLKDVQSAHLPPQLEMLDVRNNSLERLSDSFIQYFLNESATLQQLYLSENPWHCDCGAEQTLNAVRTHRKRISDVALLACANLENTSLLQARYEDVCVSESMRLAWLLFSISLVIIVFISLLALYYKYNLEIHVWLYAHGIFLCCTSEHELDKDKTFDAFISYAHQDARFVNDILLPGLEQGEPQFSVCTHERNWLAGAYIPEQIIESVAQSRRTIIVLSQDFIESDWARMEFRTAHQCALNERRSRIILLKYGELTDLTKLDKELRAYLTMNTYLEWVDHPWFWNKLRYAMPHRKGEVRSAGMLELNNHRRVYVIGEVERNTLRERDE, encoded by the coding sequence ATGAACTCGTTAAATTGCCGCACACACCACTGTATCGCCTGCCTTTTCAAACAACTTGCGCTCATCATAATATTCAACTCGCTGTCACAGTCATATCTACCGCCAACAACAAGTACATCAccacaaattgcaacaacaataacgccaACTGTGAGCGCACAGCAACTGGACACTTCCGCTTGCAACGACGCGCGCTGTGAATGCACCGGTTCTATGGTACAATGTTTCATAAATGGTGTTTTTATAGATATCTACAGCTACGCGGCAGTGACAGATTACACGAGGATCAATATAAGATGCGAGGAGAATACAACCGTTCAGGAAATAGAGGAAGCGCAGTTCCCTTACCGCTTAGGGGTTAATGAGGCATATTTTGAATTAGAGGATTGCGCGATATTGCCGGAAATATTGAGGCGCGCAAATATAAACTACGGAGGTTTTATCAGATTCGACGGCGCTTTACCTGTGCCTGTGAGCTTTTTACAGAAGGCGGTTGGCTTGCAACAGTTGCAGGTTCGTTTGATAGTTAAAAGCAACGCATTGGACTTATTGCCctcaacattttttcacaaCCAAAGCGCATTGAAAGAGCTCCAGTTATTCTTGTATTGTGAGCCTTATGAGATAACACTACCATCGCAAATATTCCATACGCTCTACGGGCTGGAGGTGCTTTTAGTGAGCGTTAATAACGATTACAATCCAAAATATAAAACGGTGCTGAATAATATGACAGCGGAACATTTTCGTGATACATCGAAATTGCGTAAATTAGACTTGAGAGGTAATTACATGCAAACATTACCAAGTGAACTATTTGTCACGCTAACCGAGTTAAACGAATTGACTTTATCAAGGAATGATTTGGCGGCGCTGCCAAGGGGTTTACTGCACGCGCAAAGTACACTGATCCTTCTAGATCTTTCTGAAAATCTGTTGCAGGCGCTACCACCTGGCATCTTTGATACGACTCCACTTTTATGGAAGCTTGATTTGAGAGAAAATCAATTTAGTGTTCCTACAAATATTATTGCTGCTGTCCAACCATTGCGATATCTCTACAGACTATTTTTGAGTGACAATTACTTTACGCACATTACGGGGGTTGGCGAGTTTGAAAATTATACATTACTCTCGCGTCAGCAAATTAGAGAAATTAGTGCTGCGCCGGCTTATTTTCAACGCTATTTGGAGCCGCTGTCGAGTGAATGGGAACCGTATAATATGACTTTAATCGATCTAAGTTATAATCGCATTGAAGCATTTCATTTAAGTGAGATCAGTGCTGCTGGCGTAAGATGTCCATATGAGCTCTATTTCAGCAATAATCAAATAAAGCATATATACGCATTAAATCATTTACCGCAAAATGTTGGGATGTGTAcgcgtaaaatattattaaagcaCAATCCTCTACAGTGCGATTGCACCATAACTTGGATCTACAGCACAGAAATCTTTATGGATGCTTATAAGAGGTGTGCCAGACGCGACGGCCAAActcttaaatatttgtatgaaaatggcGCTATTTGTGCCTGGAGGCCCAGGTTTTGTCCAACCGCCTGCGATTGTCATTATGACTCGCAAACGCTGCACATCAACTGTACACGCGCAAATTTGGAGAGCCTTACGGAGCTGCCGCGCCCAGAGCAGGTTTCTTTGACACACAGTACGCTTGATATTTCGCACAATCTCTTTTTCGAATTACCTCCGAATGTGACCTTCGGTTATGCCAATGTAACGCGCTTGTATGCGGCACACAATCGCCTGAAGGATGTACAAAGTGCGCACTTGCCGCCGCAATTGGAAATGCTTGATGTGCGCAACAATAGTTTAGAGCGCTTGAGCGACAGTTTCATACAATACTTTCTCAATGAGAGCGCCACTTTGCAGCAACTATATCTCTCTGAGAATCCATGGCATTGCGACTGTGGCGCTGAGCAGACGCTGAACGCCGTGCGTACGCATCGTAAGCGCATATCCGATGTGGCGCTCTTGGCTTGTGCTAATCTAGAGAATACCAGCTTGCTGCAAGCGCGCTACGaagatgtatgtgtgtctgaATCAATGCGCTTGGCGTGGCTACTTTTCAGCATATCACTGGTAATCATTGTGTTCATTAGCCTATTGGcgctttattataaatataatttggagATTCATGTGTGGCTGTACGCACACGGAATATTTCTCTGTTGTACAAGCGAACATGAACTGGACAAGGACAAAACATTCGATGCATTCATATCGTATGCCCATCAGGACGCACGTTTTGTAAATGACATTCTATTGCCTGGTCTCGAGCAGGGTGAGCCACAATTTAGCGTGTGCACGCATGAGCGCAATTGGCTGGCGGGCGCTTACATACCTGAACAAATTATTGAGTCAGTCGCTCAATCACGTCGTACGATTATTGTCCTCTCACAAGACTTCATCGAGTCGGATTGGGCGCGCATGGAATTTCGTACGGCGCATCAGTGCGCCTTAAATGAGCGACGTTCGCGCATAATTCTATTAAAGTACGGTGAGCTTACCGACTTGACGAAGCTCGATAAGGAGTTACGCGCCTATTTGACTATGAACACCTATTTGGAGTGGGTAGATCATCCATGGTTTTGGAATAAGCTGCGTTATGCAATGCCACATCGCAAGGGAGAGGTGCGCAGCGCTGGTATGCTTGAGTTGAATAATCATCGGAGAGTGTATGTAATTGGCGAGGTGGAACGGAATACGTTGCGCGAACGAGATGAATAG